The following proteins come from a genomic window of Citrobacter europaeus:
- a CDS encoding glycoside hydrolase family 18 protein codes for MKLLPLLAALSLLCASVVSASSLMSVGYFNGGGDVTAGPGGDINKLDVRQITHLNYSFGLVYNNEKDETNDALKDASKLHQIWLSQKVQDDLLKIPQLRKQNPNLKVLLSVGGWGARGFSGAAATKETRAVFIQSAQEIIAKYGLDGIDLDWEYPVNGAWGLVESQPGDRANFTALLTELRAALGHKKLLTIAVGANAESPKSWVDVKAIAPSLDYINLMTYDMAYGTQYFNSNLYDSTHWPTVATADKYSADFVVNNYLAAGLKASQMNLGIGFYGRVPKRAVEPGIDWSKPDAQKNPVTQPYFEPAQIELFKSLGVDLSKDTYVKYNDIVAKLINDPQKRFSQHWDDEAKVPWLSVKSADGKALFALSYENPRSVAIKADYIKSKGLGGAMFWEYGADDQNQLAKQLADSLGIKH; via the coding sequence ATGAAACTATTGCCTTTGTTGGCAGCATTATCCCTGCTCTGCGCCAGCGTTGTTTCCGCCAGTTCACTGATGTCAGTTGGCTACTTTAATGGTGGCGGCGACGTCACTGCCGGCCCCGGTGGCGACATCAATAAACTGGATGTTCGTCAGATAACCCACCTCAACTATTCATTTGGCCTTGTCTACAACAATGAAAAAGACGAGACCAATGACGCCTTAAAAGACGCCAGCAAGTTGCATCAGATTTGGCTTTCACAGAAAGTGCAGGATGATTTGCTGAAAATTCCACAACTGCGTAAACAAAACCCGAACCTGAAAGTTCTGCTTTCCGTCGGTGGTTGGGGCGCACGTGGATTCTCTGGCGCGGCGGCAACGAAAGAAACACGTGCGGTATTTATTCAGTCTGCGCAGGAGATAATTGCGAAATATGGTCTTGATGGCATCGATCTCGACTGGGAATATCCGGTCAATGGCGCCTGGGGACTGGTCGAAAGTCAGCCGGGCGACCGCGCTAACTTTACCGCACTGTTAACTGAGCTGCGTGCCGCATTAGGGCATAAAAAACTACTGACCATCGCCGTGGGCGCGAATGCGGAAAGTCCGAAAAGCTGGGTGGATGTGAAAGCCATTGCGCCATCGCTCGACTACATCAACCTGATGACTTATGACATGGCTTACGGCACCCAGTATTTCAACTCGAACCTGTACGATTCGACGCATTGGCCGACGGTCGCCACGGCGGATAAGTACAGCGCCGACTTTGTCGTTAACAACTATCTTGCCGCTGGTCTAAAAGCGAGTCAGATGAACCTTGGCATTGGTTTTTATGGACGAGTACCAAAACGCGCCGTTGAGCCAGGCATTGACTGGAGCAAACCCGACGCGCAGAAAAACCCCGTTACCCAGCCCTATTTCGAACCCGCGCAAATTGAGTTGTTCAAATCACTGGGCGTCGATCTGAGCAAAGATACCTATGTGAAGTACAACGATATCGTGGCGAAGTTGATCAACGATCCGCAAAAGCGCTTTAGCCAACATTGGGATGATGAAGCGAAAGTGCCGTGGTTATCGGTAAAGTCTGCGGATGGAAAAGCACTCTTTGCTCTCTCCTATGAAAATCCGCGCTCGGTAGCGATTAAGGCTGACTACATCAAGAGTAAGGGGCTGGGTGGCGCCATGTTCTGGGAATACGGTGCGGATGACCAAAATCAGTTGGCGAAGCAGTTAGCCGATTCGTTAGGCATCAAACACTGA
- the yajD gene encoding HNH nuclease YajD, giving the protein MAFIPKNYARLEVGYREKALKLFPWVCGRCSREFAYSNLRELTVHHIDHDHSNNPEDGSNWEMLCLYCHDHEHSKYTEVDQYGSTVVAGEDAQKDVGEAKYNPFADLKAMMNKK; this is encoded by the coding sequence ATGGCTTTTATCCCTAAAAATTACGCCCGTCTGGAAGTCGGTTACCGGGAAAAGGCGCTTAAACTCTTTCCCTGGGTCTGCGGACGTTGTTCCCGTGAATTCGCGTATTCAAATTTGCGCGAGTTGACGGTACACCATATCGATCACGATCACTCCAATAATCCGGAAGATGGTAGCAACTGGGAAATGTTGTGCCTGTACTGCCACGATCATGAGCACTCGAAATACACAGAAGTGGATCAGTATGGTTCTACCGTAGTGGCGGGCGAAGATGCGCAGAAAGACGTCGGCGAAGCGAAATATAACCCGTTCGCCGATCTGAAGGCGATGATGAACAAGAAATAA
- a CDS encoding YeaC family protein produces the protein MNLDEMINSMTPEVYQRLSTAVELGKWPDGVALTAEQKENCLQLVMLWQARNNIDAQHMTIDTNGEMVMKSKQQLKVEFGISPEPIATFKS, from the coding sequence ATGAATCTTGATGAGATGATCAACAGCATGACGCCGGAAGTTTATCAGCGCTTATCTACTGCCGTTGAACTCGGAAAATGGCCGGATGGCGTGGCGCTAACGGCAGAACAAAAAGAGAACTGCTTGCAATTGGTCATGTTATGGCAGGCGCGAAACAATATTGACGCGCAGCATATGACAATTGATACCAACGGTGAGATGGTGATGAAGAGTAAGCAGCAGCTGAAAGTGGAATTTGGTATTTCACCCGAACCGATAGCGACGTTTAAATCTTGA
- the msrB gene encoding peptide-methionine (R)-S-oxide reductase MsrB: MANQPSPEELKNNLTEMQFYVTQNHGTEPPFTGRLLHNKRDGIYHCLICDKPLFRSETKYDSGCGWPSFYEPVSEEAIRYIKDTSHGMQRIEIRCGNCDAHLGHVFPDGPKPTGERYCVNSASLNFTDGENGEQTKG; the protein is encoded by the coding sequence ATGGCTAATCAACCTTCTCCAGAAGAACTGAAAAATAATTTAACCGAAATGCAGTTCTACGTGACGCAGAATCACGGGACAGAACCGCCATTTACCGGGCGTTTGCTGCATAACAAACGTGACGGCATCTACCACTGTCTGATCTGCGACAAACCGCTATTTCGTTCCGAGACAAAATATGACTCAGGCTGCGGCTGGCCCAGCTTTTACGAGCCTGTCAGTGAAGAGGCTATCCGTTACATAAAAGATACGTCACACGGTATGCAGCGCATTGAAATCCGCTGCGGTAACTGCGATGCGCACCTGGGACACGTCTTCCCGGATGGCCCGAAACCTACCGGTGAACGTTACTGCGTTAACTCAGCGTCTTTGAACTTCACCGATGGTGAAAACGGTGAGCAAACCAAGGGCTGA
- the gapA gene encoding glyceraldehyde-3-phosphate dehydrogenase, with amino-acid sequence MTIKVGINGFGRIGRIVFRAAQERSDIEIVAINDLLDADYMAYMLKYDSTHGRFNGTVEVKDGHLIVNGKKIRVTAERDPANLKWDEVGVDVVAEATGLFLTDETARKHITAGAKKVVLTGPSKDNTPMFVKGANFDKYEGQDIVSNASCTTNCLAPLAKVINDNFGIIEGLMTTVHATTATQKTVDGPSHKDWRGGRGASQNIIPSSTGAAKAVGKVLPELNGKLTGMAFRVPTPNVSVVDLTVRLEKAASYEEIKKAIKAASEGPMKGVLGYTEDDVVSTDFNGEVCTSVFDAKAGIALNDNFVKLVSWYDNETGYSNKVLDLIAHISK; translated from the coding sequence ATGACTATCAAAGTAGGTATCAACGGTTTTGGCCGTATCGGTCGCATTGTTTTCCGTGCTGCTCAAGAACGCTCTGACATCGAGATCGTTGCAATCAACGACCTGTTAGACGCTGACTACATGGCTTACATGCTGAAATATGACTCCACTCACGGCCGTTTCAACGGTACCGTTGAAGTGAAAGACGGTCATCTGATCGTAAACGGTAAAAAAATCCGTGTTACCGCTGAACGTGATCCGGCTAACCTGAAATGGGACGAAGTTGGTGTTGACGTAGTAGCTGAAGCTACTGGCCTGTTCCTGACAGACGAAACCGCTCGTAAGCACATCACTGCTGGCGCGAAAAAAGTGGTTCTGACTGGTCCGTCCAAAGATAACACTCCGATGTTTGTTAAAGGCGCTAACTTTGACAAATACGAAGGTCAGGACATCGTTTCTAACGCTTCCTGCACCACTAACTGCCTGGCTCCGCTGGCTAAAGTTATCAACGACAACTTCGGCATCATCGAAGGTCTGATGACTACTGTTCACGCAACCACCGCTACTCAGAAAACCGTTGATGGCCCGTCTCACAAAGACTGGCGCGGCGGCCGCGGCGCATCCCAGAACATCATCCCGTCCTCTACCGGTGCTGCTAAAGCTGTAGGTAAAGTACTGCCAGAACTGAATGGCAAACTGACTGGTATGGCGTTCCGCGTTCCTACCCCGAACGTATCTGTTGTTGACCTGACCGTTCGTCTGGAAAAAGCTGCTTCTTACGAAGAAATTAAGAAAGCAATCAAAGCTGCTTCCGAAGGCCCGATGAAAGGCGTTCTGGGTTACACCGAAGACGACGTAGTATCTACCGATTTCAACGGTGAAGTTTGCACTTCCGTGTTCGATGCTAAAGCTGGTATCGCACTGAACGACAACTTCGTGAAACTGGTATCCTGGTACGACAACGAAACTGGTTACTCCAACAAAGTTCTGGACCTGATTGCTCACATCTCCAAATAA
- a CDS encoding D-hexose-6-phosphate mutarotase, which produces MINKIFALPVIEQITPVLSRRQLDELEVLVVDHPQVKASFALQGAHLLSWKPNGEEDVLWLSNNTPFKTGVALRGGVPICWPWFGPAAQQGLPSHGFARNLPWTLKAHNEDDNSVVLTFELQSNAETRQLWPHEFCLLARFKVGATCEMELEAHGEFETTSALHTYFNVGDIAAVKVSGLGDRLIDKVNDAKEDVLADGIQTFPDRTDRVYLNPEACSVIHDAALNRNIDVVHHHHLNVVGWNPGPALSVSMGDMPDDGYKTFVCVETAYATAPQKTTEEKPSRLAQTIRVAKR; this is translated from the coding sequence ATGATTAACAAAATTTTCGCTCTCCCGGTCATTGAACAAATTACCCCTGTCCTCTCCCGCCGTCAGCTTGATGAGCTTGAGGTTCTTGTTGTCGATCACCCACAGGTTAAAGCTTCTTTCGCACTGCAGGGCGCACACCTTCTTTCCTGGAAACCAAACGGCGAAGAGGACGTTCTGTGGTTAAGTAACAACACTCCGTTTAAAACCGGCGTAGCGCTGCGTGGCGGCGTACCAATATGCTGGCCGTGGTTTGGTCCGGCGGCTCAGCAGGGTCTGCCTTCTCATGGCTTTGCCCGTAACCTGCCATGGACGCTAAAAGCACACAACGAAGACGACAATAGCGTGGTGCTGACGTTTGAACTGCAAAGCAACGCTGAAACGCGTCAGCTATGGCCGCATGAATTCTGCCTGTTGGCCCGTTTCAAAGTGGGCGCTACCTGTGAGATGGAACTGGAAGCTCACGGTGAGTTTGAAACCACCTCTGCGCTGCATACCTATTTCAACGTGGGTGACATTGCGGCAGTGAAAGTCAGTGGTCTTGGCGATCGACTGATCGATAAAGTGAATGATGCTAAAGAAGATGTGCTGGCTGATGGTATCCAGACCTTCCCGGACAGGACCGATCGTGTTTATCTGAACCCGGAAGCGTGCAGCGTGATTCATGATGCTGCGTTGAATCGCAATATCGACGTCGTCCACCACCATCATCTGAACGTCGTGGGCTGGAACCCGGGCCCGGCACTGTCCGTCAGCATGGGCGACATGCCTGATGACGGCTACAAAACGTTTGTTTGCGTAGAGACGGCTTATGCGACAGCTCCGCAGAAAACCACTGAAGAAAAACCGTCTCGCCTGGCGCAAACTATCCGGGTAGCTAAACGCTAA
- a CDS encoding MipA/OmpV family protein, protein MTKLKLLALGILAATAVSTAQAESQWTVGAGAGVINSPYKQYDRDVYPVPVVTYEGDNVWFHGLGGGYYLWNDTADKLSIMAYYDPTHFKPGDSDSHALRQLDKRKSSLMAGLSYVHNTQYGFLRTALAGDTLDNSNGFIWDLAWLYRYTNGALTLTPGIGVQYSSENYNDYYYGVSNNESRRSGLKSYNADDGWDPFLELTASYNFLGNWNVYGTGRYVRLSDEVKDSPMVDKSWSGIFSVGVTYKF, encoded by the coding sequence GTGACCAAACTCAAACTTCTGGCATTGGGCATCCTTGCAGCAACCGCAGTTAGCACCGCACAGGCGGAAAGTCAGTGGACTGTTGGTGCAGGTGCCGGCGTGATTAACAGCCCGTACAAACAGTATGACCGTGATGTTTATCCCGTTCCGGTTGTCACCTATGAAGGCGATAACGTCTGGTTCCACGGTCTGGGTGGCGGCTACTATCTGTGGAATGATACGGCAGATAAGCTCTCCATCATGGCGTACTATGATCCGACGCACTTCAAGCCGGGTGATAGCGATAGCCATGCTTTGCGCCAACTCGACAAGCGTAAAAGCAGCTTGATGGCTGGCCTCTCGTATGTACATAACACCCAGTATGGTTTCCTGCGTACTGCACTGGCGGGTGATACTCTGGATAACAGCAATGGTTTTATCTGGGATCTGGCCTGGCTCTACCGTTACACCAACGGTGCGCTGACTCTGACGCCGGGTATCGGTGTGCAGTACAGCAGCGAAAACTACAACGACTATTATTATGGCGTGTCTAATAACGAGTCTCGCCGCAGTGGTCTGAAAAGCTACAACGCTGACGATGGTTGGGATCCGTTCCTGGAGTTAACCGCGAGCTATAACTTCCTTGGCAACTGGAACGTATACGGCACTGGCCGTTATGTGCGTTTGAGTGATGAAGTGAAGGACAGCCCAATGGTTGACAAGTCCTGGTCTGGCATCTTCTCAGTGGGTGTGACCTACAAGTTCTGA
- the yeaG gene encoding protein kinase YeaG produces MNIFDHYRQRYEAAKDEEFTLQEFLTTCRQDRSAYANAAERLLMAIGEPVMVDTAHEPRLSRLFSNRVIARYPAFEEFYGMEDAIEQIVSYLKHAAQGLEEKKQILYLLGPVGGGKSSLAERLKSLMQRVPIYVLSANGERSPVNDHPLCLFNPQEDAQILEKEYGIPRRYLGTIMSPWAAKRLHDFGGDITKFRVVKVWPSILEQIAIAKTEPGDENNQDISALVGKVDIRKLEHHAQNDPDAYGYSGALCRSNQGIMEFVEMFKAPIKVLHPLLTATQEGNYNGTEGISALPFNGIILAHSNESEWVTFRNNKNNEAFLDRVYIVKVPYCLRISEEIKIYEKLLNHSELTHAPCAPGTLETLSRFTILSRLKEPENSSIYSKMRVYDGESLKDTDPKAKSYQEYRDYAGVDEGMNGLSTRFAFKILSRVFNFDHAEVAANPVHLFYVLEQQIEREQFPQELAERYLEFLKGYLIPKYAEFIGKEIQTAYLESYSEYGQNIFDRYVTYADFWIQDQEYRDPDTGQLFDRESLNSELEKIEKPAGISNPKDFRNEIVNFVLRARANNSGRNPNWTSYEKLRTVIEKKMFSNTEELLPVISFNAKTSTDEQKKHDDFVDRMMEKGYTRKQVRLLCEWYLRVRKSS; encoded by the coding sequence ATGAATATATTCGATCACTATCGCCAGCGTTATGAAGCTGCCAAGGACGAAGAGTTCACGCTGCAGGAGTTTCTTACCACTTGTCGGCAAGATCGCAGTGCTTATGCCAACGCGGCAGAGCGGCTATTAATGGCTATTGGTGAGCCTGTCATGGTCGACACTGCCCACGAACCTCGACTTTCTCGACTCTTTTCGAATCGGGTGATTGCACGATATCCCGCCTTTGAAGAGTTTTACGGCATGGAAGACGCCATTGAGCAGATTGTTTCTTATTTGAAGCATGCGGCTCAAGGTCTGGAAGAGAAGAAGCAGATCCTGTATCTGCTGGGGCCTGTGGGAGGGGGGAAATCATCTCTTGCTGAGCGGCTGAAGTCGCTGATGCAGCGAGTACCGATTTATGTCCTGAGCGCCAATGGCGAACGTAGTCCGGTAAACGATCATCCGTTATGCCTGTTTAATCCACAGGAAGACGCGCAGATTCTGGAAAAAGAGTATGGGATCCCGCGTCGCTATCTCGGTACGATCATGTCGCCGTGGGCTGCGAAACGTCTGCATGATTTTGGCGGGGACATTACAAAATTCCGCGTCGTCAAAGTCTGGCCGTCTATTCTGGAGCAGATCGCAATCGCCAAAACGGAGCCTGGTGATGAAAACAACCAGGATATCTCTGCGCTGGTGGGGAAAGTGGATATTCGTAAACTCGAACACCACGCCCAGAACGATCCTGATGCCTATGGTTATTCGGGTGCACTGTGCCGCTCAAACCAGGGGATTATGGAGTTCGTTGAGATGTTTAAAGCACCGATTAAAGTGCTGCATCCTCTGCTGACCGCAACCCAGGAAGGAAACTACAACGGGACAGAAGGTATCTCCGCCCTGCCGTTTAACGGGATTATTCTTGCCCACTCGAACGAATCCGAATGGGTGACGTTCCGTAATAACAAAAACAATGAGGCGTTCCTTGACCGTGTTTACATCGTCAAAGTGCCTTATTGCCTGCGGATCTCCGAAGAGATCAAGATTTACGAAAAACTGCTCAATCATAGTGAGCTGACCCATGCGCCTTGCGCGCCGGGTACGCTGGAAACGCTCTCTCGCTTCACCATTCTTTCTCGTCTGAAAGAACCTGAGAACTCGAGCATTTACTCGAAGATGCGCGTTTACGATGGTGAAAGCCTGAAAGATACCGATCCAAAAGCGAAGTCCTACCAGGAGTATCGGGATTACGCTGGGGTAGATGAGGGAATGAACGGTCTCTCCACGCGTTTTGCGTTTAAGATCCTTTCTCGCGTCTTTAACTTTGATCATGCAGAAGTTGCGGCGAACCCGGTGCATCTGTTCTACGTCCTGGAACAGCAAATCGAGCGCGAACAGTTCCCACAGGAGCTGGCTGAACGATATCTTGAGTTCCTGAAAGGTTATCTGATCCCGAAATATGCTGAATTCATTGGCAAAGAGATCCAGACAGCCTATCTCGAATCCTATTCCGAATATGGACAAAATATTTTCGACCGCTATGTCACTTATGCGGATTTCTGGATTCAGGATCAGGAGTATCGCGACCCGGATACCGGTCAGCTGTTTGACCGTGAGTCGCTGAACTCAGAACTGGAGAAAATTGAGAAGCCGGCGGGTATCAGTAACCCGAAAGATTTCCGTAACGAGATCGTTAACTTTGTTCTGCGTGCCAGAGCGAATAACAGCGGTCGTAACCCAAACTGGACCAGTTACGAAAAATTGCGCACGGTTATTGAGAAGAAAATGTTCTCCAATACCGAAGAGCTGCTGCCGGTCATTTCGTTCAACGCCAAAACCTCGACTGACGAGCAGAAAAAGCACGACGATTTTGTCGATCGTATGATGGAAAAAGGCTACACGCGTAAACAGGTGCGTTTACTGTGCGAATGGTATTTGCGCGTACGTAAATCGTCCTAA
- a CDS encoding YeaH/YhbH family protein, protein MTWFIDRRLNGKNKSTVNRQRFLRRYKSQIKQSISEAINKRSVTDVDSGESVSIPTDDISEPMFHQGRGGLRHRVHPGNDHFVQNDRIERPQGGDGGSGSGQGQASQDGEGQDEFVFQISKDEYLDLLFEDLALPNLKQNQQRQLTEYKTHRAGFTSNGVPANISVVRSLQNSLARRTAMTAGKRRELHALEADLETIAKSEPAQLLEEERLRKEIAELRAKIERVPFIDTFDLRYKNYEKRPDPSSQAVMFCLMDVSGSMDQSTKDMAKRFYILLYLFLSRTYKNVEVVYIRHHTQAKEVDEHEFFYSQETGGTIVSSALKLMDEVVKDRYDPAQWNIYAAQASDGDNWADDSPLCHEILAKKLLPVVRYYSYIEITRRAHQTLWREYEHLQSTFENFAMQHIRDQDDIYPVFRELFHKQSTTSNS, encoded by the coding sequence ATGACCTGGTTCATAGACCGACGTCTTAACGGCAAAAACAAGAGCACGGTAAACCGTCAGCGCTTCTTACGCCGTTATAAATCGCAAATTAAACAGTCGATCTCCGAGGCCATTAACAAGCGTTCGGTGACTGATGTGGATAGCGGCGAATCTGTCTCTATTCCGACCGATGATATTAGCGAACCGATGTTCCACCAGGGGCGTGGCGGCCTGCGCCATCGTGTGCATCCGGGTAACGACCATTTTGTGCAGAATGACCGTATTGAGCGCCCACAGGGTGGCGACGGCGGTTCAGGAAGCGGGCAAGGCCAGGCCAGCCAGGATGGCGAAGGTCAGGATGAATTCGTCTTCCAGATCTCTAAAGATGAGTATCTCGATCTGTTGTTCGAAGATTTAGCACTTCCTAACCTGAAGCAGAATCAGCAGCGTCAGTTAACGGAGTACAAAACGCACCGGGCAGGGTTTACCTCAAACGGTGTGCCTGCCAACATCAGCGTGGTGCGCTCCCTGCAAAACTCACTGGCGCGCCGCACGGCGATGACGGCGGGTAAGCGTCGCGAACTGCATGCGCTCGAAGCAGATTTGGAAACCATCGCGAAAAGTGAACCAGCGCAGTTGCTGGAAGAAGAACGGTTACGCAAAGAAATTGCCGAATTACGGGCAAAAATCGAACGCGTGCCGTTTATCGACACCTTTGATTTACGCTACAAGAATTATGAAAAACGGCCCGATCCTTCCAGCCAGGCAGTGATGTTTTGTCTGATGGACGTTTCTGGCTCAATGGATCAGTCGACCAAAGACATGGCCAAGCGTTTTTACATCCTGCTGTATTTGTTCCTGAGCAGGACCTACAAAAACGTGGAAGTGGTTTATATTCGCCACCATACCCAGGCGAAAGAGGTGGATGAGCACGAGTTCTTCTACTCTCAGGAAACCGGTGGCACCATTGTCTCCAGCGCGTTGAAGTTAATGGATGAAGTGGTAAAAGACCGTTATGACCCGGCCCAGTGGAATATATATGCCGCGCAGGCCTCGGACGGTGATAACTGGGCGGATGATTCACCGTTGTGTCACGAGATTCTGGCGAAAAAACTGCTACCGGTGGTGCGATATTATAGCTATATCGAAATCACCCGCCGCGCGCACCAGACCTTGTGGCGTGAATACGAACATCTACAGTCAACGTTTGAAAATTTTGCGATGCAACATATCCGCGACCAGGATGATATTTATCCGGTATTCCGCGAACTGTTTCATAAGCAAAGTACGACCAGTAATAGCTGA
- a CDS encoding CatB-related O-acetyltransferase has protein sequence MSEKHWSRMEYLHQTVTNPNIIIKGTHSYYSDCWDQGFERSVVRYLLGDEISKDWEPLGHLDKLIIGNFVCIGAESVILMGGNSTHRLDWISLYPFMASIKDAYEFRGDTVLHDGCWLGMRAMIMPGVTIGEGAVVAAGAVVTKDVPPYAVVGGNPAKIIKYRLPMGEIERLLALNLYQLPEESLVKMQLLLSSGDISALEVEVACLRQNAL, from the coding sequence GTGTCAGAAAAACACTGGTCGAGAATGGAGTATCTTCATCAGACGGTGACCAACCCTAATATTATTATTAAGGGTACACATAGTTATTACAGTGATTGCTGGGATCAAGGATTCGAACGTTCGGTTGTGAGGTATTTACTCGGCGATGAGATCAGCAAAGACTGGGAACCGCTTGGACATTTGGATAAGTTGATTATCGGGAATTTCGTCTGCATAGGCGCGGAAAGCGTTATTCTGATGGGTGGAAATAGTACGCATCGGCTTGACTGGATCAGCCTTTATCCTTTTATGGCGTCAATCAAAGATGCTTACGAGTTTCGTGGCGACACGGTGTTGCATGATGGTTGTTGGTTAGGTATGCGGGCCATGATCATGCCAGGCGTTACTATTGGGGAAGGCGCTGTTGTTGCAGCAGGTGCGGTGGTGACTAAAGATGTGCCACCGTATGCTGTAGTCGGAGGTAATCCGGCTAAAATAATAAAATATCGCCTGCCGATGGGTGAAATTGAACGATTACTGGCCCTTAATTTGTACCAGCTACCAGAGGAGTCACTCGTGAAAATGCAACTTCTGTTGTCTTCTGGCGATATTTCCGCGCTCGAAGTGGAAGTGGCTTGCCTGAGACAAAATGCGCTATGA
- a CDS encoding hemerythrin domain-containing protein: MNIDKMKNQHVEILEKISFLRKLSHAGVSSNAQEIATAIVSMSAIIKTHLSAEDQFLYPHIEHDGSSTLRQVSSKFQREMTDIVSEYEVFSRRWNIASKLVGNDAAFRCDANNVLRKVYERMQKENKDFYPLVERM; this comes from the coding sequence ATGAATATTGATAAAATGAAAAATCAGCATGTTGAAATCCTGGAAAAAATATCATTTCTGCGTAAGTTGAGCCATGCAGGGGTATCATCCAATGCTCAGGAAATTGCTACTGCGATCGTTAGCATGAGTGCAATTATTAAAACGCATTTGTCTGCTGAAGATCAGTTCCTTTATCCGCATATTGAACATGATGGAAGCAGCACGCTCAGACAGGTTAGCTCAAAATTTCAACGCGAAATGACGGATATCGTCAGTGAATATGAAGTTTTTTCCCGGCGCTGGAATATTGCCAGTAAATTAGTAGGTAATGATGCGGCATTCAGATGTGATGCAAACAATGTTCTACGCAAAGTGTATGAGCGTATGCAAAAAGAAAATAAAGACTTCTATCCGCTGGTGGAAAGGATGTAG
- a CDS encoding class I SAM-dependent methyltransferase — translation MSATEKAGHTFLASLGKTRLRPGGVEATEWLFSQSQLTSNSQVLEVACNMATTAIELVQRYGCTVYAIDMDKTALENARNNVAAKGLENHIHVMAANANILPFADNSFDVVINEAMLTMYADKAKAKLVAEYFRVLKPGGRLLTHDIMFTAQKLGAGEQGQLVEVVKSNVSPMTRQAWRELFLNCGFEQVLQQNGDMSLMSPRGLIRDEGLTGAIKIVFNGLRTSDNRRRFLKMFRFFRSQRHQLNYIACCSVKGK, via the coding sequence ATGAGCGCGACTGAAAAAGCGGGGCATACTTTCTTAGCCAGCCTGGGCAAAACACGTCTGCGTCCGGGAGGCGTTGAAGCAACAGAGTGGTTGTTCAGCCAGTCACAGTTAACGTCCAACAGCCAGGTACTTGAAGTGGCATGCAACATGGCCACGACGGCGATAGAGTTAGTTCAACGCTATGGTTGTACGGTATACGCCATTGATATGGATAAAACCGCACTGGAAAACGCCAGAAACAACGTGGCGGCAAAAGGTCTGGAAAATCACATTCACGTCATGGCTGCTAACGCCAACATCCTTCCTTTTGCGGATAACAGTTTCGACGTTGTGATTAACGAAGCCATGCTGACAATGTATGCCGATAAAGCGAAGGCGAAGTTAGTTGCCGAGTATTTTCGCGTATTGAAGCCCGGCGGTCGTCTGCTCACTCACGACATTATGTTTACCGCACAAAAACTGGGCGCGGGCGAGCAGGGCCAGCTTGTAGAGGTGGTGAAGTCGAATGTCAGCCCGATGACCAGACAAGCCTGGCGCGAGTTATTTCTCAACTGTGGGTTTGAACAGGTCCTGCAGCAGAATGGCGATATGTCGCTGATGTCGCCGCGAGGATTAATTCGTGATGAAGGGCTGACAGGAGCGATTAAAATTGTGTTTAACGGATTACGCACGAGTGACAATCGTCGCCGGTTCCTGAAAATGTTTCGCTTCTTCCGTTCGCAACGTCACCAGCTCAACTACATTGCCTGCTGCTCCGTAAAGGGAAAATGA